From one Planococcus citri chromosome 3, ihPlaCitr1.1, whole genome shotgun sequence genomic stretch:
- the LOC135839280 gene encoding speckle-type POZ protein-like — protein sequence MIQSSASTKTKTSIPDWHCITDDQWGKTSQLWTIKRFKEYHCKVNSLLTSSTFRSRTHLNYNWYLTMVTNNQHLEVDYIGIFLNLDNDEDDDNEILVNMSICLVDAEGNEAFRRQTEVIFATGSFKYGYSYFVSKKALFDPDPKNKLLINEDTLTVFCECKFAPMDVCSNVPQQQDEVKVTVPDNVLKGLERLLHNQTFVDVTFVVDGKNFGAHRSILAARSPVFEAMFKHNMQENRLNEVNISDIRSEVFEEFLLFMYTDKTPNCKTVTELFLVADKYQVESLQVLCEEIILKELSVENAIDLLCFADLHGAERLVKQVGFYIKTNPANLISTQSWKNAILTRPHLFDHVNGVCEVQRPIIVPSELQVPSSSDTSIQRKHKT from the coding sequence ATGATCCAGTCAAGCGCCTCCAccaaaacaaaaacttcaattcCGGATTGGCATTGTATCACTGACGACCAATGGGGAAAAACGTCACAATTGTGGACAATCAAACGTTTTAAGGAATATCACTGTAAAGTTAACAGTTTGCTCACGTCATCAACATTTCGCAGCCGCACGCATCTCAATTATAATTGGTACTTGACTATGGTGACTAACAACCAGCATCTTGAAGTTGATTATATCGGgatatttttgaatcttgacAACGATGAAGATGATGACAATGAGATATTGGTCAACATGTCGATATGTTTAGTAGATGCCGAAGGAAATGAAGCATTTCGTCGTCAAACTGAAGTGATATTCGCAACTGGCAGTTTTAAATATGGATAttcatattttgtttcaaagaaGGCATTATTTGATCCAGATCCGAAGAACAAATTACTCATTAATGAAGACACATTAACAGTTTTTTGCGAATGTAAGTTTGCTCCAATGGATGTGTGTAGTAATGTACCACAGCAGCAGGATGAAGTGAAAGTGACAGTTCCCGACAATGTACTAAAAGGATTAGAACGTTTGTTGCATAATCAAACTTTTGTAGATGTAACTTTTGTAGTTGATGGCAAGAATTTCGGTGCTCACAGAAGTATTTTAGCAGCACGTAGCCCTGTTTTTGAGGCAATGTTCAAACATAATATGCAAGAAAATAGATTGAACGAAGTTAACATCTCAGACATACGTTCTGaagtatttgaagaatttttactgTTCATGTATACTGACAAAACGCCAAATTGCAAAACGGTGACGGAGTTATTCTTAGTTGCTGACAAATATCAAGTCGAAAGCCTACAGGTACTCTGTGAAGAAATTATACTGAAGGAATTATCAGTAGAGAATGCGATCGATTTGTTATGTTTTGCTGATCTTCATGGGGCAGAACGATTGGTAAAGCAAGTTGGGTTTTATATTAAAACAAACCCTGCCAATCTTATTTCAACCCAATCGTGGAAAAATGCCATTTTGACACGTCCTCATTTATTTGATCATGTGAATGGAGTATGTGAAGTTCAGCGTCCAATTATTGTACCATCAGAACTTCAAGTTCCATCCTCAAGTGACACGTCCATCCAACGAAAAcataaaacgtaa
- the Sou gene encoding E3 ubiquitin-protein ligase RMND5A isoform X2, translating to MDSCVGVEREVDKILTKFNTINDHANRVLQDITNHVENLKQEFELCPPDHELTVQQVLIVKQTLNKVRDTVTRLTTDHRDLHSSVSRVGKCIDRHFTADFASCSREEVFSGPENERLLNQVICQHFYQQGMLDIAEYLAEEAGLTLEEEKTEPFSEINKILESLKKKDVTPALQWAVKHKEYLETQNSSLEFKLHQLQFITLIQKGMSHQAEAMQYARTHLTQYVQSHEKEIQNLMGMFLYLPQGLSGSPYAHYLTPTLWAEINELFMRDACNFLGLSIDSPLSICINAGCNALPALLNIKQAMQQRQVTGIWNGKDELPIEIDIGPDHQYHSVFACPILRQQSSELNPPMRLVCGHVISRDALNKLGNNANKFRLKCPYCPVEQNTSEAMLISF from the exons atggattcGTGTGTCGGGGTTGAAAGGGAAGTAGATAAAATTCTAACGAAATTCAACACTATAAACGATCACGCCAACCGAGTGTTACAAGACATTACCAACCATGTAGAAAACTTGAAGCAAGAATTTGAACTTT GTCCTCCTGATCATGAATTGACCGTGCAGCAAGTTCTGATCGTGAAACAGACGTTGAATAAAGTTCGAGATACGGTTACACGATTAACCACCGATCATAGGGATTTACATAGTTCCGTTTCTCGAGTGGGGAAATGTATCGATCGA CATTTTACTGCCGATTTCGCTTCGTGTAGTAGAGAAGAAGTATTTAGTGGTCCTGAAAACGAAAGATTATTGAATCAAGTAATATGCCAGCATTTTTACCAGCAGGGTATGCTAGATATAGCCGAATATTTAGCCGAG GAGGCTGGGTTAAcgttggaagaagaaaaaaccgaACCGTTTTCTGAAATAAACAAGATTCTAgaaagtttgaagaaaaaagatgTCACTCCAGCTTTGCAATGGGCTGTGAAGCATAAAGAATACCTCGAAACTCAG AATTCAAGCTTAGAATTTAAATTGCACCAGTTGCAATTCATAACATTAATTCAAAAAGGCATGTCTCATCAAGCCGAAGCGATGCAGTATGCCAGAACTCACTTGACGCAATACGTACAATCTCACGAGAAAGAGATACAGAATTTAATGGGCATGTTCCTCTATCTGCCTCAAGGTTTATCCGGATCTCCTTATGCTCATTATCTGACACCTACCTTGTGGGCAGAAATCAACGAATTATTCATGCGGGATGCGTGCAATTTCTTGGGTTTAAGTATAGATAGTCCGCTTAGTATATG TATAAATGCCGGATGTAACGCCCTTCCAGCCTTATTAAACATTAAACAAGCTATGCAGCAGCGTCAAGTCACCGGAATTTGGAATGGAAAGGATGAATTACCA ATCGAAATCGATATAGGCCCGGATCACCAATACCATTCTGTCTTCGCTTGTCCCATATTAAGACAGCAGAGCTCGGAATTAAATCCACCGATGCGTTTGGTATGCGGTCATGTTATATCGAGAGATGCTCTTAATAAATTAGGCAATAACGcgaataagt TCAGGTTGAAATGTCCTTACTGTCCGGTTGAACAAAATACCAGCGAAGCGATGTTGATAAGTTTCTAA
- the Sou gene encoding E3 ubiquitin-protein ligase RMND5A isoform X1, with product MDSCVGVEREVDKILTKFNTINDHANRVLQDITNHVENLKQEFELCPPDHELTVQQVLIVKQTLNKVRDTVTRLTTDHRDLHSSVSRVGKCIDRHFTADFASCSREEVFSGPENERLLNQVICQHFYQQGMLDIAEYLAEEAGLTLEEEKTEPFSEINKILESLKKKDVTPALQWAVKHKEYLETQVCRVKNSFNTRSSYCVLNETFFLSQNSSLEFKLHQLQFITLIQKGMSHQAEAMQYARTHLTQYVQSHEKEIQNLMGMFLYLPQGLSGSPYAHYLTPTLWAEINELFMRDACNFLGLSIDSPLSICINAGCNALPALLNIKQAMQQRQVTGIWNGKDELPIEIDIGPDHQYHSVFACPILRQQSSELNPPMRLVCGHVISRDALNKLGNNANKLKCPYCPVEQNTSEAMLISF from the exons atggattcGTGTGTCGGGGTTGAAAGGGAAGTAGATAAAATTCTAACGAAATTCAACACTATAAACGATCACGCCAACCGAGTGTTACAAGACATTACCAACCATGTAGAAAACTTGAAGCAAGAATTTGAACTTT GTCCTCCTGATCATGAATTGACCGTGCAGCAAGTTCTGATCGTGAAACAGACGTTGAATAAAGTTCGAGATACGGTTACACGATTAACCACCGATCATAGGGATTTACATAGTTCCGTTTCTCGAGTGGGGAAATGTATCGATCGA CATTTTACTGCCGATTTCGCTTCGTGTAGTAGAGAAGAAGTATTTAGTGGTCCTGAAAACGAAAGATTATTGAATCAAGTAATATGCCAGCATTTTTACCAGCAGGGTATGCTAGATATAGCCGAATATTTAGCCGAG GAGGCTGGGTTAAcgttggaagaagaaaaaaccgaACCGTTTTCTGAAATAAACAAGATTCTAgaaagtttgaagaaaaaagatgTCACTCCAGCTTTGCAATGGGCTGTGAAGCATAAAGAATACCTCGAAACTCAGGTTTGTCGAGTAAAAAACTCGTTTAATACACGTTCGAGTTATTGTGTTCTTaacgagacattttttttgtcgcaGAATTCAAGCTTAGAATTTAAATTGCACCAGTTGCAATTCATAACATTAATTCAAAAAGGCATGTCTCATCAAGCCGAAGCGATGCAGTATGCCAGAACTCACTTGACGCAATACGTACAATCTCACGAGAAAGAGATACAGAATTTAATGGGCATGTTCCTCTATCTGCCTCAAGGTTTATCCGGATCTCCTTATGCTCATTATCTGACACCTACCTTGTGGGCAGAAATCAACGAATTATTCATGCGGGATGCGTGCAATTTCTTGGGTTTAAGTATAGATAGTCCGCTTAGTATATG TATAAATGCCGGATGTAACGCCCTTCCAGCCTTATTAAACATTAAACAAGCTATGCAGCAGCGTCAAGTCACCGGAATTTGGAATGGAAAGGATGAATTACCA ATCGAAATCGATATAGGCCCGGATCACCAATACCATTCTGTCTTCGCTTGTCCCATATTAAGACAGCAGAGCTCGGAATTAAATCCACCGATGCGTTTGGTATGCGGTCATGTTATATCGAGAGATGCTCTTAATAAATTAGGCAATAACGcgaataa GTTGAAATGTCCTTACTGTCCGGTTGAACAAAATACCAGCGAAGCGATGTTGATAAGTTTCTAA
- the LOC135840661 gene encoding uncharacterized protein LOC135840661, with protein sequence MITVVPKSVKLNNGLEIPKLGLGTYQGQRLEDIIDFSIEVGYRLIDTAYVYQNEKQIGNALYKKLHPKKSKSKRAQQMVKIERDDLFIVSKLWNTKHRPKDVIPAIKQSLSDLQLEYLDLYLVHWPFAAKPAADEFEIFKLEEDEGVTLEETWLAMEECVKQGLTKSIGFSNFNSEQIDRILKICTIKPVVNQVEVNPYMNQKKLIEFCKQRDIHIMAYSPFYGLSKLGGEGYGLNMFEEPAIKDLSEKYRKTEGQIILRFLVQLGTIPIPKSDNPRRMLENINIFDFDLTSEDMAKMEAINMNLRCVPMSLVSIRVGILVSKRMIAKTDALSLYVTSDDEVTTLTFTFGKEVGKSVQLGIDLGYRLIDTAFMYQNEKLIGQVLADKFTKGEIKREDVFIVSKLWSTKYKPQNVIPTLKRSLTDLQLDYLDLYLMHSPIAATAEDEYEVFNLIEDNEVSLEDTWLAMEECVKQGYAKNIGVSNFNSVQIDRILKICSIKPVVNQVECNPYINQKKLIEFCEERDILIMAFSPFYGLSKTGGEDHGLNMFEEPIIKQLSEKYNKSAGQIILRFLVQLGTLPIPKSENPARLKENLDIFDFVISDEDVIKLESLNRNLRCLPLSSYAHFKEYPFTIEF encoded by the exons ATGATCACTGTAGTGCCCAAGAGTGTGAAATTAAATAATGGTTTGGAAATCCCGAAACTTGGTTTGGGTACTTATCAA GGCCAAAGATTGGAGGATATAATCGATTTTAGTATCGAAGTTGGTTACAGACTGATTGATACAGCTTATGTGTACCAAAATGAGAAACAGATCGGTAATGCTTTGTATAAGAAGCTgcatccaaaaaaaagtaaaagtaaaagaGCTCAGCAGATGGTTAAAATCGAACGAGATGATTTGTTCATCGTTAGTAAG TTGTGGAATACGAAGCATAGACCGAAGGATGTGATCCCAGCTATAAAACAGTCACTGTCGGATTTACAATTGGAGTATTTGGATTTGTATTTGGTTCATTGGCCATTCGCTGCCAAG CCGGCTGCGGATGAATTCGAGATATTTAAATTGGAAGAAGACGAAGGTGTAACCTTGGAGGAGACTTGGCTCGCGATGGAAGAATGTGTCAAACAAGGTTTGACCAAAAGCATCGGTTTCTCGAATTTTAATAGTGAGCAGAttgacagaattttgaaaatttgtaccattAAGCCGGTTGTGAATCAA GTGGAAGTTAATCCTTACatgaatcagaaaaaattaatcgagttTTGTAAGCAGAGAGATATACACATTATGGCTTACAGCCCATTTTATGGTCTGAGTAAACTTGGTGGCGAAGGATACGGATTAAATATGTTCGAAGAACCGGCCATCAAAGACTTGAGCGAAAAGTATCGTAAAACCGAAGGACAAATCATACTCCGATTCTTG gtacaaCTTGGAACGATCCCGATCCCTAAATCTGATAATCCGAGGAGAATGCTGGAAAATATAAACATATTTGATTTTGACCTGACAAGCGAAGATATGGCGAAAATGGAGGCGATAAATATGAATTTGAGATGTGTACCTATGAGCTT AGTTTCCATTCGCGTTGGAATTCTAGTTTCTAAAAGGATGATTGCGAAAACCGATGCTCTTTCTTTATACGTTACTTCTGACGATGAAGTTACGACGTTAACGTTTACCTTc GGTAAGGAAGTTGGGAAATCTGTGCAATTGGGAATTGATTTAGGATACAGGCTCATCGACACTGCGTTCATGTATCAGAATGAGAAGCTCATCGGTCAAGTTCTCGCTGACAAATTTACAAAAGGTGAAATCAAACGAGAAGATGTGTTTATCGTTAGTAAG TTGTGGAGTACGAAGTATAAACCTCAGAATGTAATTCCCACGTTGAAAAGATCATTGACTGATTTACAGCTCGATTATTTGGATTTATATCTAATGCATAGTCCTATAGCTGCTacg GCAGAAGACGAGTACGAAGTATTTAATTTAATAGAAGATAATGAAGTCTCTCTAGAAGACACTTGGCTCGCTATGGAAGAATGTGTTAAGCAAGGCTACGCTAAAAATATCGGTGTATCTAACTTCAATAGTGTTCAAATTGACAGAATCTTGAAAATATGCTCTATCAAACCTGTTGTCAATCAG GTTGAATGTAATCCTTACATAAATCAGAAGAAACTGATCGAGTTTTGTGAAGAAAGAGATATACTTATCATGGCATTTAGTCCATTTTATGGCCTTAGCAAAACAGGCGGCGAAGACCACGGATTAAATATGTTCGAAGAACCAATCATCAAGCAGCTCAGCGAAAAGTATAACAAATCTGCTGGGCAAATTATACTCAGATTTTTG gtTCAGCTTGGCACTTTACCGATACCGAAATCTGAGAATCCTGCTCGTTTGAAGGAAAATCTTGATATTTTTGACTTCGTCATTAGTGACGAAGATGTAATAAAATTGGAATCGTTGAATCGAAATTTACGATGTTTACCTTTGAGCTC ATATGCACATTTCAAGGAGTATCCATTTACGATCGAGTTTTGA
- the Sou gene encoding E3 ubiquitin-protein ligase RMND5A isoform X3 codes for MDSCVGVEREVDKILTKFNTINDHANRVLQDITNHVENLKQEFELCPPDHELTVQQVLIVKQTLNKVRDTVTRLTTDHRDLHSSVSRVGKCIDRHFTADFASCSREEVFSGPENERLLNQVICQHFYQQGMLDIAEYLAEEAGLTLEEEKTEPFSEINKILESLKKKDVTPALQWAVKHKEYLETQNSSLEFKLHQLQFITLIQKGMSHQAEAMQYARTHLTQYVQSHEKEIQNLMGMFLYLPQGLSGSPYAHYLTPTLWAEINELFMRDACNFLGLSIDSPLSICINAGCNALPALLNIKQAMQQRQVTGIWNGKDELPIEIDIGPDHQYHSVFACPILRQQSSELNPPMRLVCGHVISRDALNKLGNNANKLKCPYCPVEQNTSEAMLISF; via the exons atggattcGTGTGTCGGGGTTGAAAGGGAAGTAGATAAAATTCTAACGAAATTCAACACTATAAACGATCACGCCAACCGAGTGTTACAAGACATTACCAACCATGTAGAAAACTTGAAGCAAGAATTTGAACTTT GTCCTCCTGATCATGAATTGACCGTGCAGCAAGTTCTGATCGTGAAACAGACGTTGAATAAAGTTCGAGATACGGTTACACGATTAACCACCGATCATAGGGATTTACATAGTTCCGTTTCTCGAGTGGGGAAATGTATCGATCGA CATTTTACTGCCGATTTCGCTTCGTGTAGTAGAGAAGAAGTATTTAGTGGTCCTGAAAACGAAAGATTATTGAATCAAGTAATATGCCAGCATTTTTACCAGCAGGGTATGCTAGATATAGCCGAATATTTAGCCGAG GAGGCTGGGTTAAcgttggaagaagaaaaaaccgaACCGTTTTCTGAAATAAACAAGATTCTAgaaagtttgaagaaaaaagatgTCACTCCAGCTTTGCAATGGGCTGTGAAGCATAAAGAATACCTCGAAACTCAG AATTCAAGCTTAGAATTTAAATTGCACCAGTTGCAATTCATAACATTAATTCAAAAAGGCATGTCTCATCAAGCCGAAGCGATGCAGTATGCCAGAACTCACTTGACGCAATACGTACAATCTCACGAGAAAGAGATACAGAATTTAATGGGCATGTTCCTCTATCTGCCTCAAGGTTTATCCGGATCTCCTTATGCTCATTATCTGACACCTACCTTGTGGGCAGAAATCAACGAATTATTCATGCGGGATGCGTGCAATTTCTTGGGTTTAAGTATAGATAGTCCGCTTAGTATATG TATAAATGCCGGATGTAACGCCCTTCCAGCCTTATTAAACATTAAACAAGCTATGCAGCAGCGTCAAGTCACCGGAATTTGGAATGGAAAGGATGAATTACCA ATCGAAATCGATATAGGCCCGGATCACCAATACCATTCTGTCTTCGCTTGTCCCATATTAAGACAGCAGAGCTCGGAATTAAATCCACCGATGCGTTTGGTATGCGGTCATGTTATATCGAGAGATGCTCTTAATAAATTAGGCAATAACGcgaataa GTTGAAATGTCCTTACTGTCCGGTTGAACAAAATACCAGCGAAGCGATGTTGATAAGTTTCTAA